AATGCAAACTATATATAAGGTAATTCTTCAAATAAGGGAAATATTTCTTTCAGGTCCAACtctcgaaaaaaatcacaatgcagCTTAGATTCTCCCAAGTAACTGCTTTGTGCATTATATTAGAAGTAGTCGGAACCTCATTTAGCCATAATGACGAAGGTTTAGAATTACTGTTCAGTCAAAGGTAAGAACATATGTTCAGCCacaatataaattttaattaattcctAAATTCAAACTAATTTCTTTACAGAACGCCATCCGATTGGGAGACGGTTTGGCATCAGGAAAGTCACTCCCGATGTCGCGAAAAATTGACAAGACATCTCGAATGGGCGTGTAAGAAGGACATATACAAGCTAACCCGAAGGAATGGTTTGGATCCAGATGACATCAAAAAAAGATCCCAGTTTAGCAGTAAGCATATAATATTAGCTACTATGGCCACTTAGATTTACGTTTTGTGTATATATCATTTCGAAGGATAATCGCCTTAGGCTAATTGGTTTTAAATGAATCAAGCTAAAATTTCTAGTCAAGACATTCATTGCTAATTATAAAATAAGGCTCTGACCTTATTTAATTAATATATAATgatataa
The DNA window shown above is from Hermetia illucens chromosome 5, iHerIll2.2.curated.20191125, whole genome shotgun sequence and carries:
- the LOC119657804 gene encoding probable insulin-like peptide 7, whose amino-acid sequence is MQLRFSQVTALCIILEVVGTSFSHNDEGLELLFSQRTPSDWETVWHQESHSRCREKLTRHLEWACKKDIYKLTRRNGLDPDDIKKRSQFSKIVPYPWLEKFTAKKLLRTRRSRARSSRVSITNECCTRVGCTWEEYAEYCPSNKRRNHYDI